In the genome of Oligoflexus sp., one region contains:
- a CDS encoding GNAT family N-acetyltransferase, with translation MKVHRYQRIEDVPAGVLEFLAQDDMRNNVPYGIFKMIRDNPGIIPDYELFVVTDGAAIQLYAHHTPPYAPYLSLGRAEAVAALARDWRDSGKTLPGLMGPQEVTDVFLQHWPALHNHISFAERQGFYRLDQVSLPTPTGAVFEPARLSDLDLYVSWLKAFCLELNEPYPGDENARLQQLGRIKEGDLYSLSVNGQPVSMTVAGRKLIHGRCISFVYTPPEQRGLGYAGELVGRVSQKILDDGYQYCCLFTQLDNPVSNRIYQRLGYQLLCEFRRYAFG, from the coding sequence ATGAAAGTCCATCGTTACCAGCGTATAGAAGATGTACCTGCAGGGGTCCTGGAGTTTCTTGCTCAGGATGACATGCGCAACAATGTTCCTTATGGAATATTCAAAATGATTCGCGACAATCCGGGCATCATTCCAGATTACGAGCTTTTCGTCGTGACAGATGGTGCTGCGATTCAACTCTACGCGCATCACACGCCCCCCTATGCTCCCTATCTATCCCTGGGTCGGGCCGAGGCTGTGGCAGCATTGGCCCGGGATTGGCGAGACAGCGGAAAGACGCTGCCGGGACTTATGGGGCCGCAGGAGGTGACCGATGTTTTCCTTCAGCATTGGCCGGCCTTGCACAATCACATCAGCTTTGCCGAGAGACAGGGCTTTTATCGGCTGGATCAGGTTTCCCTGCCAACGCCAACCGGAGCGGTTTTTGAACCCGCACGTCTGAGCGACCTTGATCTTTATGTGAGCTGGTTGAAGGCTTTTTGCCTGGAGTTGAACGAGCCCTATCCCGGAGATGAAAATGCCAGGCTGCAGCAGCTGGGACGCATTAAAGAAGGTGACCTTTACAGTCTGAGCGTCAACGGGCAACCTGTGAGCATGACCGTGGCTGGGCGCAAACTGATCCACGGGCGCTGCATCAGCTTTGTTTATACGCCTCCCGAGCAGCGGGGGCTCGGTTATGCCGGTGAACTGGTGGGCCGTGTCTCGCAAAAAATTTTGGATGATGGTTATCAGTACTGCTGTCTTTTCACCCAGCTCGATAATCCTGTGTCCAACAGGATTTACCAGCGTTTGGGCTATCAGTTGCTTTGCGAGTTCAGGCGTTATGCGTTTGGCTGA
- a CDS encoding iron ABC transporter permease produces MRVSSRPNSLAIWGTALLCLLVFMLSWSFGGAPAYPWQLLSQSEDLDMLQRILIDIRLPRVVAACLIGGALAAAGVLTQGLFRNPLASPSVIGISSGGVLGAILAFYLGVNFVSLWMLPLFALVGCVLTTTILLRFARDPRGFPIEDLLLIGFALNGILSALTSFLLSISLNDFDKAPAMMNWMLGTLSGKTWEHCLIAAGPLLGGMIFAQKLAYRFNVLSLGNDVAQTLGLDLKRLRTEAVLLVSILVGTSVSLSGMMPFIGLIVPHFTRILVGPDHRQLLGLSVINGATLLMLADLLARVLMPPQEIQVGVLISLIGSPFFLWMLYQRRRQAAL; encoded by the coding sequence TTGCGCGTCAGCTCCCGACCCAACTCGCTCGCCATTTGGGGTACAGCCCTCCTGTGCCTTCTGGTCTTTATGCTGTCCTGGTCTTTTGGGGGTGCACCGGCCTATCCCTGGCAATTGCTGAGTCAGTCCGAAGACTTGGACATGCTGCAGCGGATTTTGATCGATATTCGCCTGCCGCGGGTCGTAGCGGCCTGCCTGATCGGGGGGGCTTTGGCGGCGGCCGGGGTTTTGACCCAGGGACTTTTTCGTAACCCTTTGGCCAGTCCTTCCGTGATCGGTATCAGCAGCGGCGGAGTCTTGGGAGCCATCCTCGCCTTTTATCTGGGCGTGAATTTCGTGAGCCTTTGGATGCTGCCGCTTTTCGCGCTGGTAGGCTGCGTGCTGACCACGACCATTCTTCTGCGTTTCGCCCGCGATCCCCGCGGTTTTCCCATCGAGGACCTTCTGCTGATTGGTTTTGCTCTGAATGGAATACTGAGTGCCTTAACATCCTTTTTGCTCTCCATCTCGCTCAATGATTTTGATAAAGCGCCTGCGATGATGAACTGGATGCTCGGGACTTTGAGCGGCAAAACCTGGGAGCATTGCCTCATCGCAGCCGGGCCCCTTTTGGGCGGCATGATCTTCGCGCAAAAACTCGCCTATCGCTTCAATGTTCTGAGCCTCGGCAACGATGTGGCGCAAACCCTGGGATTGGATCTGAAGCGCCTGCGAACCGAAGCCGTGCTTTTGGTGTCCATCCTGGTCGGCACATCCGTTTCGCTGTCGGGCATGATGCCTTTCATTGGGCTGATCGTGCCGCATTTTACCCGCATCCTGGTGGGGCCGGATCATCGGCAGCTTCTGGGTCTTTCCGTGATCAATGGCGCCACGCTTCTGATGCTGGCCGATCTTTTGGCCCGCGTTCTGATGCCGCCGCAGGAAATTCAGGTGGGTGTCCTCATCTCGCTGATCGGCTCGCCCTTTTTCCTTTGGATGCTTTATCAAAGACGGAGGCAGGCTGCCTTATGA
- a CDS encoding ABC transporter ATP-binding protein → MTSALKVEQLVLAAQDKILLDSIELDLEAGGIHLILGPNGAGKTLLLRCMAGVLHPTEGRVVLGDSKGPMPLSWTPLSNSLPFAFSVRELVLMGRYPWHQGFPGKSDEAKARDALRRVSMLDFADRVYNSLSRGEQTRVDIARAIASDSRLMLFDEPFANLDIDASLHMTEVFRALADEGRTLVLSHHDLYSTRDLATHLVFLKKGKVIAAGPCAALLTPDMIRETYDVEARVYADQATGDWFIRFQNAPL, encoded by the coding sequence ATGACGAGCGCTTTGAAAGTGGAGCAGCTGGTCCTGGCGGCTCAGGATAAGATCCTTCTCGATTCGATCGAACTCGATCTGGAGGCCGGCGGCATTCATTTGATCCTGGGCCCGAATGGTGCGGGAAAAACCTTGCTTCTGCGCTGCATGGCGGGGGTTCTTCATCCGACGGAAGGTCGCGTCGTACTCGGCGATTCCAAAGGCCCCATGCCGCTGAGCTGGACTCCCCTCAGCAATTCCCTGCCTTTTGCCTTTTCCGTGCGGGAGCTGGTGCTGATGGGCCGTTATCCATGGCACCAGGGCTTTCCAGGGAAAAGCGATGAAGCGAAAGCCCGCGATGCCTTAAGACGGGTCAGCATGCTTGATTTCGCCGATCGGGTCTACAACAGCCTCAGTCGCGGCGAGCAGACGCGCGTGGACATCGCGCGAGCCATCGCTTCGGACAGCCGCTTGATGCTCTTTGATGAGCCCTTTGCGAACCTTGATATTGATGCGAGCCTTCATATGACGGAAGTGTTTCGCGCCCTCGCAGACGAAGGCCGCACCCTTGTGCTGTCGCATCATGATCTTTATTCGACCCGTGATCTGGCCACGCATCTGGTTTTTTTGAAGAAGGGGAAAGTGATAGCCGCAGGACCCTGCGCTGCGCTTTTGACCCCGGACATGATCCGGGAAACCTATGATGTGGAAGCGCGGGTTTACGCCGATCAAGCGACCGGCGATTGGTTCATCCGTTTTCAGAACGCCCCGCTTTAA
- the proC gene encoding pyrroline-5-carboxylate reductase, giving the protein MEKITVVGLGNMGAALVRGLLKSSAKNPLPIEVYDVDKHRVDQVVGTSGARGLASLNDIQQHKNVLIFCVKPQDLPTIGKTLGGKLERDNLIISILAGKKTSTIAEELQYEGPIIRAMPNIAAVIGEAATAMCANEKAEESHKNRAEQIFKAVGEAYWTKESLMDSVTGLSGSGPAYIYMVIEALADGGLKMGMPKELALKLATQTVLGSAAMVKSMGLHPAILKDQVTTPAGTTISALHELEERGLRSMFVSAVEKATLRSQELGRNS; this is encoded by the coding sequence ATGGAAAAGATCACTGTTGTTGGTCTCGGTAACATGGGCGCGGCCCTGGTTCGCGGACTCCTGAAATCCTCGGCAAAAAACCCGCTGCCGATTGAAGTCTATGATGTTGACAAACATCGTGTGGATCAGGTCGTGGGGACCAGCGGCGCGCGTGGCCTTGCTTCTCTGAACGATATCCAGCAGCATAAAAATGTGCTTATTTTCTGCGTAAAACCGCAGGATCTGCCCACCATCGGCAAAACCCTTGGCGGCAAACTCGAACGCGATAACCTCATCATTTCGATACTGGCGGGCAAGAAAACCAGCACCATCGCCGAAGAGCTTCAGTATGAAGGGCCCATCATTCGCGCCATGCCCAATATCGCGGCGGTGATCGGTGAAGCCGCGACGGCCATGTGCGCCAATGAAAAGGCCGAGGAATCGCATAAAAATCGTGCGGAGCAGATTTTCAAGGCGGTGGGTGAAGCCTACTGGACCAAGGAATCGCTGATGGATTCCGTCACGGGCCTTTCCGGAAGCGGCCCGGCCTATATTTATATGGTGATCGAAGCGCTGGCCGATGGCGGCCTTAAGATGGGCATGCCCAAGGAACTGGCGCTGAAGCTGGCCACGCAAACTGTCCTTGGTTCCGCCGCCATGGTGAAAAGCATGGGCCTGCATCCTGCGATCCTGAAGGATCAGGTCACCACACCGGCCGGCACCACGATTTCCGCTTTGCATGAGCTCGAAGAACGCGGTCTGCGTTCGATGTTTGTCAGTGCCGTGGAAAAAGCCACGCTGCGTTCCCAGGAGCTGGGTCGCAACAGTTAA
- a CDS encoding superoxide dismutase — MAFKLPELPYAQDALAPHISAETLEYHYGKHHQTYVTNLNKLVEGTPNAEKSLEELIKTTEGGIFNNAAQVWNHTFYWYCLSPKGGGEPKGKLGDLIKSSFGSFQTFKEKFTDAALTQFGSGWAWLVKKPDGSLGIEKTSNAGCPLTSNFKPLLTCDVWEHAYYIDYRNARAKYVEAFWNLVNWDFVEKQL; from the coding sequence ATGGCTTTTAAACTCCCGGAACTGCCTTACGCCCAGGATGCACTGGCGCCTCATATCTCCGCCGAGACCTTGGAATATCACTATGGCAAGCACCACCAGACTTATGTCACGAACCTCAACAAGCTGGTTGAAGGCACTCCCAACGCTGAAAAAAGCTTGGAAGAGCTGATTAAAACCACTGAAGGCGGTATTTTCAATAACGCGGCCCAGGTTTGGAACCACACCTTCTACTGGTACTGCTTGAGCCCCAAAGGCGGCGGCGAACCCAAGGGCAAGCTGGGCGACCTGATCAAGTCGAGCTTCGGTTCCTTCCAGACCTTCAAGGAAAAGTTCACCGACGCTGCCCTGACTCAATTCGGATCCGGCTGGGCCTGGCTTGTGAAAAAGCCTGACGGTTCGCTGGGCATCGAAAAGACGTCGAATGCAGGCTGCCCTTTGACCAGCAATTTCAAACCGCTTCTGACCTGTGATGTGTGGGAACACGCCTACTACATCGACTACCGCAACGCGCGGGCCAAGTACGTCGAGGCTTTCTGGAACCTCGTGAACTGGGACTTCGTCGAAAAGCAACTCTGA
- a CDS encoding adenylate/guanylate cyclase domain-containing protein, whose protein sequence is MKAIVRKVWGKVSKLLPIWLICGTIVGASWWALRQHYFRFAVGSNERDPLYRIESAWFDIKVTSLRGPQKPTGKVGILAIDDDSIHQFGRFPFSRRYYDQAFKNLKKHGVKWIGFDAVYDKPERPSLDDIEGQLLDLTGSRQHSRDLNLVMQSIGQMKKLSPADQIFREALQNFGNIVLGYFYMETKVEAKKALGGRNHFEGIDRIAVSEIMGVDMPAGKKLSDFPLMKPEAIQVNDAIIDEVGSHFAFFNNDADQDAINRWLTLVADVNGHLMPCLALKTMAEYLNREIFVFFNNNGIESLALINRDDPSDSIDIPVDSTGKGRVLINPRGRGETIPHYGLAAAYRDDFTEKQKNALKDSVLLLGATATGINDMRPNAFDPTINGAENHAAVMDNIVRGDFYKRPATIFKTEMQIMLVLGFVFTLIFSFGSGLVSGLSLMAFLVGYYYVDKIFWMGQGIWTFMVVPAGEVTLMFTVVTLYKYVTEEKEKKMVKGAFQHYLSPEVIDQVLQNPEQLKLGGEKKELTVFFSDVRGFTTISETLTPEKLSELMNEYFTPMTSIVLRSKGVLDKYIGDAIMAFWGAPLELENPAETGCQAAIEMLYALDKLRLEFKAKGFPDIDIGIGLNTGPMSVGNMGSGERFTYTVMGDAVNLGSRLEGLTKEYGIKIMISEFTHAKLTPGKFFTRDLDDIRVKGKNEPVKVFHLMRPDFLPTPELIREFIARFELGRKAYTAQKWEESRQHFISCLQMKPDDKASIMYCERIDHYIEESPGQQWDGVYTFKHK, encoded by the coding sequence ATGAAAGCAATCGTGCGTAAAGTCTGGGGCAAGGTTTCGAAGCTTCTGCCAATCTGGTTGATCTGCGGCACCATAGTCGGTGCGTCGTGGTGGGCCCTCAGGCAGCACTATTTTCGATTCGCGGTTGGTTCGAACGAACGCGATCCTCTTTATCGCATCGAAAGCGCCTGGTTCGATATCAAGGTCACAAGCCTACGCGGGCCACAAAAGCCAACAGGCAAAGTCGGGATCCTGGCCATTGATGATGACTCGATCCATCAGTTCGGGCGTTTTCCCTTTTCCCGCCGTTACTATGATCAGGCTTTCAAAAACCTGAAAAAACACGGTGTAAAATGGATAGGCTTTGACGCCGTCTACGACAAGCCCGAGCGCCCGAGCCTGGATGATATCGAAGGTCAGCTCCTGGATCTCACCGGCAGCCGGCAGCATTCACGCGACCTCAATCTTGTGATGCAGTCCATCGGCCAGATGAAAAAGTTGAGTCCCGCCGATCAAATATTCCGCGAGGCCCTGCAGAATTTTGGCAATATCGTCCTGGGCTACTTCTATATGGAAACCAAGGTCGAAGCCAAAAAAGCCCTCGGTGGCCGTAATCACTTCGAAGGCATCGATCGCATTGCCGTCTCGGAAATCATGGGCGTTGATATGCCGGCCGGGAAAAAGCTGTCCGACTTTCCTTTGATGAAACCGGAGGCCATCCAGGTCAATGATGCCATCATTGATGAAGTCGGCAGCCACTTTGCTTTTTTCAACAATGATGCGGATCAGGATGCCATCAACCGTTGGCTGACTCTCGTGGCGGATGTCAACGGCCACCTGATGCCCTGCCTTGCCCTGAAAACCATGGCGGAATATTTGAACCGCGAGATTTTCGTCTTCTTCAATAATAACGGCATCGAAAGCCTCGCCCTGATCAACCGCGACGACCCTTCGGATTCGATCGACATTCCGGTCGATTCCACCGGAAAAGGCCGCGTTCTGATCAATCCGCGCGGACGCGGGGAAACCATTCCGCATTATGGACTGGCCGCCGCCTATCGTGATGACTTCACGGAAAAGCAGAAAAACGCCTTGAAGGATTCCGTCCTGCTCCTGGGCGCCACCGCCACGGGCATCAACGATATGCGTCCCAATGCTTTCGATCCCACGATCAACGGCGCTGAAAACCATGCGGCGGTCATGGATAACATCGTGCGCGGCGACTTTTATAAGCGTCCTGCGACCATATTCAAAACTGAAATGCAGATCATGCTGGTCCTGGGTTTTGTCTTTACGCTGATCTTCTCCTTCGGTTCCGGTCTTGTATCGGGCCTTTCCCTGATGGCCTTCCTCGTGGGCTACTACTATGTGGATAAGATCTTTTGGATGGGGCAAGGTATCTGGACCTTCATGGTCGTCCCTGCTGGTGAAGTGACGCTGATGTTCACGGTTGTGACTCTTTATAAGTACGTGACCGAGGAAAAAGAAAAGAAGATGGTCAAGGGCGCGTTCCAGCATTACCTCAGCCCCGAGGTTATCGACCAGGTGCTGCAGAACCCCGAGCAGTTGAAGCTCGGCGGCGAGAAGAAAGAGCTGACCGTATTTTTCTCGGACGTTCGTGGCTTCACGACCATTTCAGAAACACTGACGCCGGAAAAATTGAGCGAGCTGATGAATGAATACTTCACCCCGATGACCAGCATTGTCCTGCGCAGCAAGGGTGTTCTGGATAAGTACATCGGGGATGCGATCATGGCTTTCTGGGGTGCTCCTTTGGAGCTGGAAAACCCGGCCGAAACAGGCTGCCAGGCTGCAATCGAGATGCTGTATGCGCTCGACAAGCTGCGCCTCGAATTCAAAGCCAAAGGCTTCCCTGACATTGATATCGGGATCGGCCTCAACACAGGTCCCATGTCGGTCGGTAACATGGGTTCGGGTGAACGTTTCACCTATACGGTCATGGGCGATGCGGTGAACCTCGGATCACGTCTGGAAGGCTTGACCAAGGAATACGGTATCAAGATCATGATCAGTGAGTTCACACACGCAAAGCTTACGCCGGGCAAGTTCTTTACCCGCGATCTGGATGACATCCGCGTGAAAGGCAAGAACGAGCCTGTGAAAGTCTTTCACCTGATGCGGCCCGACTTTCTGCCCACGCCCGAGCTGATCCGTGAATTCATTGCCAGGTTCGAATTGGGCCGCAAGGCTTATACAGCCCAGAAATGGGAAGAATCCCGCCAGCACTTTATCAGCTGCCTGCAGATGAAGCCGGATGACAAGGCCAGCATCATGTACTGCGAACGCATCGATCATTATATCGAAGAATCGCCGGGCCAGCAGTGGGATGGCGTTTACACCTTCAAGCACAAGTGA
- a CDS encoding ABC-F family ATP-binding cassette domain-containing protein has translation MLALENLQKNFGSRIVLDHISYRFPDGEKVALVGANGAGKTTLLNILTGLESADGGRIVTSQNLKLGYLPQEPEAHPKETVLADCLAGHREIYELKVRMDEALEALQTDSSEELVARYEKAESQFSQAGGYSLEAKASGILHGLGFRPDQIHQSPKALSGGWRMRLELAKVFLNEPDILVLDEPTNHLDLPSLIWVEKYLQSFRGTLLFVSHDRSLLNRLATVTLLLSHGELKAYRGNFDSLLEQREMEEQQIESRRENLERQREQLETFVERFGAKASKARQAQSKMKQIAKLRALENELNPSAADQTFHLQLPPAPSCGRDVLTVKNLNIGYTKPLATNINLLLERGARVAIIGSNGIGKSTFLKTISGQIPSLGGEVQTGHQVRMAYFAQNHGEILDLNKTVLENVLSTRADLGDKEARQILGSFLFSGDDVFKTVKVLSGGEKARVALCRSLLLQSNLLVLDEPTNHLDMSSVEVLIEGLEAYTGTLLFVSHDRTFIEALATHIFVMLPDGRSALFHGKLEDYKRLAAQQGFPDVLDGGDTKAPQSKAVESKDSNADFDLAKQLKRDRSRFQKAMEKLDADQHKLRNTLAQLEKKLAELDPNDYVKATEVNRTLQEETGRLEKLEEEWLEAADGLEQVEKQLSAMGRLN, from the coding sequence ATGTTAGCTCTAGAAAATCTGCAAAAAAATTTCGGCAGCCGTATCGTCCTCGACCATATCAGCTACCGATTTCCTGATGGAGAGAAAGTGGCTCTCGTCGGTGCCAACGGCGCGGGCAAGACCACCCTTCTGAATATCCTCACCGGTCTGGAATCCGCCGATGGCGGCCGCATCGTGACGTCCCAGAATTTGAAACTGGGATATCTGCCGCAGGAACCGGAAGCCCATCCCAAAGAAACCGTCCTCGCCGACTGCCTTGCCGGTCATCGCGAAATCTACGAACTCAAGGTGCGTATGGACGAGGCGCTGGAAGCGCTGCAGACCGACAGCTCCGAGGAACTAGTCGCCCGCTATGAAAAGGCGGAAAGCCAGTTCTCGCAGGCCGGCGGTTACAGTCTGGAAGCGAAGGCCAGCGGAATTCTGCATGGTCTCGGCTTTCGTCCGGATCAGATTCATCAAAGCCCCAAGGCCCTGTCCGGTGGCTGGCGCATGCGCCTTGAACTCGCGAAGGTGTTTCTCAATGAACCCGATATCCTGGTGCTTGACGAACCGACCAACCACCTCGACCTTCCGAGTTTGATCTGGGTGGAAAAATATCTGCAGAGTTTCCGCGGGACTCTGCTCTTCGTTTCGCATGATCGTTCTCTTCTGAATCGCCTCGCGACCGTTACGCTGCTTTTGAGCCACGGGGAATTGAAGGCCTATCGCGGGAACTTCGATTCGCTCCTGGAACAGCGCGAGATGGAAGAGCAGCAGATCGAATCCCGCCGCGAGAATCTGGAACGGCAGAGAGAGCAGCTCGAAACTTTTGTGGAGCGTTTCGGAGCCAAGGCCAGCAAGGCTCGTCAGGCCCAATCCAAAATGAAGCAGATTGCCAAGCTGCGGGCTCTGGAAAATGAATTGAATCCATCCGCTGCCGATCAGACCTTTCATCTGCAGCTGCCACCGGCCCCATCATGCGGTCGCGATGTGCTGACGGTCAAAAATCTGAATATCGGTTACACGAAACCACTGGCGACCAATATCAATCTGCTTTTGGAACGCGGGGCCCGCGTGGCCATCATCGGCAGCAACGGCATTGGGAAATCAACCTTCTTAAAAACGATCTCTGGCCAGATTCCGAGTCTCGGGGGTGAGGTGCAAACCGGCCATCAGGTTCGCATGGCTTATTTTGCCCAGAATCATGGCGAGATCCTCGATCTGAACAAAACCGTTCTGGAAAACGTGCTGAGCACCCGCGCGGACCTTGGAGACAAGGAAGCGCGGCAGATCCTCGGCTCCTTTCTTTTTTCCGGTGATGACGTTTTCAAAACGGTGAAGGTGCTGTCCGGTGGAGAAAAAGCCCGCGTGGCTCTTTGCCGTTCGCTGCTTTTGCAGTCGAACCTTCTGGTGCTCGACGAACCGACGAACCATTTGGATATGTCCTCGGTCGAGGTCCTGATCGAAGGCCTGGAAGCCTATACAGGAACGCTGCTCTTCGTCAGTCACGATCGAACCTTTATCGAAGCCCTGGCCACGCATATCTTCGTGATGCTGCCCGATGGCCGCTCCGCCTTATTCCACGGCAAGCTGGAAGATTATAAGCGTCTCGCCGCACAACAGGGTTTCCCCGATGTTCTGGACGGCGGAGACACCAAAGCGCCCCAGAGCAAGGCCGTGGAAAGCAAGGACAGCAATGCTGACTTTGATCTGGCCAAACAGCTCAAACGCGATCGCAGCCGCTTTCAGAAAGCCATGGAAAAGCTGGATGCCGATCAGCATAAGCTTCGCAATACCCTGGCTCAGCTGGAAAAGAAACTGGCGGAACTCGATCCGAATGATTACGTGAAGGCGACGGAAGTCAACCGCACGCTGCAGGAGGAAACAGGTCGTTTGGAGAAACTTGAAGAGGAGTGGCTCGAAGCTGCCGACGGACTGGAGCAGGTCGAAAAGCAGCTCTCCGCCATGGGAAGGCTGAATTAA
- a CDS encoding adenylate/guanylate cyclase domain-containing protein produces MSREPGHWLQSPSVSLKLAVGICVFWIGALTAWEFSPLSMEAETRLVNPLFFQLRQHIDRAPRIHENIKSYGMDDTTISYMQSPNLKLSQWVELLEALDSRSPKAIVIDALFSVTDVGLDQQAERDALSARLKAIKTPILMGAYGSLKEVRGREPWDLNDPAFDVKNYLRQLPQSPLTADQEAEALPILDYGNGFVYGPDVFLREALYRIGHIHYGQKEGRFHPFIRLQKNHLLPHVMLRATGNAYFKQGQLYVNEGELPLSRDGSAYINFPKREDMVKSVRPLRLLMKPKVQDKELLRISSDDYIYIIQMYFTGNVDFKPSPLGIIPGAFSHLAVLNNILQKDWLRPIEAGPWLIAGFGCLSALLAYWLSPAVLIMILVGSLCLWALVCFYAFAWLGWMLPWLGPSMSFFFIGLSIAGFRIRAMELKSWYIKQTLQGTVEKTVLHELSKHPERLALEARERVLTIMFIDIVGFSLMVENQLPRTAFESLRSLIEELSATVHRHGGIVNKTLGDGLLCFFGYSFHDDKESTDHAEQAVLTALEIQRANVPRMIRAAKRREPVFPLRIGINTAAVFLGNLGSGEKLDFTVIGNGVNFAKRLEGACLPHSVLVGPTTKELVEPLGTINARAKRRLIAIKHHIEMVESWEYDPFLSQPELRAQAEEVYKTTAYLTRVERRWSVAKPERILLTTLSGPAHLLNFSSTGMSFSLPGLIPRGTRLELNIDSMDGVLYQQLAGFGLQKLQVEVRWVQKNEERYLHGVRYLDLDARQTDLITDLLCQYALAEFEEISADDVAS; encoded by the coding sequence TTGAGTCGCGAACCAGGACATTGGCTGCAAAGCCCATCAGTCAGCTTAAAGCTGGCGGTGGGGATCTGCGTGTTTTGGATTGGCGCTTTGACCGCTTGGGAGTTCTCGCCCCTTTCCATGGAAGCGGAAACCCGTCTGGTCAATCCGCTCTTCTTTCAGCTGCGCCAGCACATTGATCGTGCGCCCCGGATTCACGAGAACATTAAATCCTATGGGATGGATGACACGACCATTTCCTATATGCAGAGCCCCAATCTGAAATTGAGTCAGTGGGTGGAACTTCTGGAAGCTTTGGATTCCCGCTCGCCCAAGGCGATCGTCATCGACGCGCTGTTTTCCGTGACGGATGTGGGGCTTGATCAGCAGGCGGAAAGGGACGCTTTGAGCGCCCGTCTGAAAGCCATCAAAACGCCTATTTTAATGGGCGCCTATGGAAGTCTGAAAGAGGTTCGCGGCCGTGAGCCCTGGGATCTGAATGATCCCGCGTTTGATGTGAAGAATTATCTGCGTCAGCTGCCCCAGTCGCCTTTGACGGCCGATCAGGAGGCCGAGGCCTTGCCGATCCTGGACTATGGCAATGGCTTTGTGTATGGGCCGGATGTGTTCCTGCGCGAGGCTCTTTATCGCATCGGTCACATTCATTACGGACAGAAGGAAGGGCGCTTTCATCCCTTCATCCGCCTGCAAAAAAATCATCTCCTGCCGCATGTGATGCTGCGCGCCACAGGCAACGCCTACTTCAAACAGGGCCAGCTTTATGTGAACGAAGGCGAGCTGCCTTTATCCCGCGATGGCAGCGCTTACATCAACTTTCCCAAACGCGAAGACATGGTGAAATCGGTGCGGCCGCTCCGCCTTCTCATGAAGCCCAAGGTTCAGGACAAGGAACTGCTGCGCATTTCCAGCGACGACTACATTTACATTATTCAGATGTATTTCACAGGAAACGTGGATTTCAAACCGAGCCCGCTCGGCATCATTCCCGGCGCCTTCTCACATCTGGCCGTGCTGAACAACATCCTGCAAAAGGATTGGCTGCGTCCGATCGAAGCCGGTCCCTGGCTGATTGCCGGCTTTGGCTGTCTGTCCGCGCTGCTCGCTTACTGGCTGAGTCCTGCGGTTCTGATCATGATTCTGGTCGGCAGCCTCTGCCTTTGGGCTTTGGTTTGTTTTTACGCCTTTGCCTGGCTGGGCTGGATGCTTCCCTGGCTCGGCCCCAGCATGAGCTTTTTCTTCATCGGCCTCAGTATTGCCGGTTTCCGCATCCGCGCCATGGAACTCAAGTCCTGGTACATCAAGCAGACTCTGCAGGGAACGGTTGAAAAAACCGTCCTTCATGAACTGTCCAAGCATCCGGAGCGCCTCGCTTTGGAAGCGCGGGAACGCGTACTCACAATCATGTTCATCGACATCGTCGGCTTCTCGCTCATGGTGGAAAATCAGCTGCCGCGCACGGCTTTTGAAAGCCTCCGCAGTCTGATCGAGGAACTGAGCGCCACCGTCCATCGTCATGGCGGAATCGTCAACAAGACCCTCGGGGATGGTCTTCTCTGTTTCTTCGGCTATTCCTTCCATGATGACAAGGAATCCACAGATCATGCGGAGCAGGCCGTGCTCACCGCTCTTGAAATCCAACGTGCGAACGTACCCCGCATGATCCGTGCCGCCAAGCGTCGCGAACCCGTCTTTCCCTTGCGTATCGGCATCAATACCGCGGCCGTGTTCTTAGGCAACCTCGGCAGCGGGGAAAAACTCGATTTCACCGTGATCGGCAACGGCGTGAACTTTGCGAAGCGTCTGGAAGGGGCCTGTCTGCCTCATTCCGTTCTGGTGGGTCCGACGACCAAAGAACTCGTCGAGCCGCTGGGAACGATCAATGCGCGCGCCAAGCGCCGACTGATTGCCATCAAGCACCATATCGAAATGGTGGAATCCTGGGAGTATGATCCCTTCCTGAGTCAGCCAGAGCTGCGCGCTCAGGCCGAAGAGGTTTACAAGACAACAGCCTATCTGACAAGGGTGGAACGCCGCTGGAGCGTTGCCAAACCCGAGCGCATCCTTCTCACAACTTTATCCGGGCCGGCTCATCTGTTAAATTTCTCCTCGACCGGCATGAGTTTTTCGTTGCCGGGCCTTATCCCGCGTGGGACCAGATTGGAACTGAATATTGACTCGATGGATGGCGTCCTGTATCAGCAGCTGGCTGGCTTTGGCCTGCAAAAGCTCCAGGTCGAGGTCCGTTGGGTGCAGAAAAACGAAGAGCGTTATCTGCATGGTGTTCGCTACCTGGATCTGGATGCGCGACAGACAGATCTTATAACGGATCTTTTATGCCAATACGCTCTTGCAGAATTCGAGGAAATTTCCGCGGACGACGTCGCTTCGTAA